The Miscanthus floridulus cultivar M001 chromosome 6, ASM1932011v1, whole genome shotgun sequence genomic interval GTCAATTTGCAGAGACTGTCAAGTGAATGACTAATCATCATATTGGCACATTCATTCTCATACTCGTTCGGTACTTCAGAGTTCACACGCTGTATCTTGTCTGCAGGAAAGAGCCCAAACTATTTTGAGCAATACGGTACTAAATGGGACCTTAGAAATGATCTAAACAGGCTCTATAATTCTGATGAGTGATGACTGCATCCTGGCCTCCTGGATTAGCACTTCCCAAGCCTTTGATTTTGAGCCCCGACGACCAGATCAAGGACGTGCCACGCCGCGAATCGACCTCACAGTCACGGGCTCGCTGCAGCCTGCAGGCCAGGGCGCCAGCCGCCAGGGGAGTAGGACCCACCGTGCAGTGCACAGCGGGAgcatcgatttttttttttttgaactttggAGCATCGATTCGAGGGCGCAAGGAATCCTGCCCGCGTGCTGTCTTCTCTTGTGCGTGCTTGTTTAGTCCTAAaaagttttttaaaaaatattacagtagtcatcacatcgaatcttgcaatgtgtgtatggagcattaaatgtagacgaaaaaaaataattgcacagtttggttggaaatcgcgagacgaacgttttgagtctaattagtccatgattgaacactaattattaaataaaaacgaaagtgctactatagCCAAATTCCGCGaactaagcgcgtgtttagtttcaggaagttggaatttggggctgctgtagcactttcgtttttatttggcaattagtattcaatcatggactaattaggctcaaaacgttcgtctcgcaatttctcaccaaactatgcaattagttttttttcgtctacatttaatgctccatgtacgaccataaacattcgatgtgataagtactataacactttttaaaaatttGAGATGGAACTAAAAGACGTAAACAAGCACAAACATGTCGATTCCCCGCGTGCTCTCTTCTCTTCTTGTCAGGGTCTGATCGGGGCGCGCAGAGCGAAGCATGGAAGCGCGGTCCAGTGCTGTCGTGTTTGCGTGTCGCCCGTGATACACTGCTGCCTGCAGCACTCAGACCCATTTAGTTTCGAAAATTCTTGccttttggttactgtagcattttcatttttatttagcaaaaattatctaattatagactatttaggcttaaaagattcgtctcacgatttctcggctaactgtgtaattaattttttttatctacatttagtactccatgcatgtaccgtaagatttgatgtgacgaaaaatcttaaatttttttttgaccggaactaaacggggcctcacACGAGCTGGGAGCCCGAACCTTTGGCCCTacagtattttttttatatttattaATCCTTTCTTTAAAAAATTAATATTTGGGCCAGTACAATGAGAGTTTTAAAGTATTTTTTAGTCTAATTTAGTACCATAACGCATCAAGAGATtcgttaaggccttgtttagattgtaagttttttcactctttcttcaTCATATTAAATCTTtgatacatgcatgaagtattaaatgtagataaaaaaataactaattacacagtttaattgtaaattacgagacgaatcttttgagcctagttaaaccataattagacaataattatcaaatacaaacaaaaatatTATAGTGCCAAATACTAACTCCTAACCTCGATCTAAATAAAGCCTAATTTTAGTTTAATTATAAAATGGGATAGAAAGAGTTTCGTCTAGATAAGACCAATTGTCATAGATATTAACCCCTTTAAATTGGGAGACGCTCTTCCACAGAACCCCAAATCCAGCAAAGCATATACAACAGCTTCCGCTCCTGGTACCCAGTACTTCTGCTTCCCGACCCTTCTCCTCTTCGCTCGCTTCGTCTCGCTCTCTCCCCCGAcacgggcgacggcgacggcgacggcgccctTGCGGCGCGAGCCCCCAAGGTGGCCGCCGCTGCTGCCCCCCTGCGTTGCCTCCTCCCAACGGTCCATGGGCGCTCGACAAAACCCTAACTGCCGCTTCCttgccggcggcggcgccggctcaGCTCAGCGGCTGCATCTGCCGGTACGTCACTATCTTCTTCCCCTACTTCCTCTCATGCCTCCTCCCCTAGATCACCTCTCCCTCACAGATGCGGGCTGGCCGGTGTGCCGGCTGCGGCCGCCAGCAGATCTCCTCCGGTCCTTGTGCTCCCGAATTCCGGCGGCCGGCGTGCGCTTGTTGCGTGCTGCCGCGGTTCGCGACCTCCAGCGGGTGCCAGCGCCTGCGGGCCGCTGGCCTGCGTCTGCCGGTGTGGCATGCGAGCTGCTCAGCGACGCGTACGATGCCTCTGACCTCTGCTGCCTCCTGGTTGGCGGTACCAAAAAGTTGCATTCTGATGGATGTTTCGTTTGGCTTTGTGCCTCAGGTTTGTGCGCTTCGTGAGCACACCGGATGTGCCGCAGTTAGCGAACACCTATGATTATGTGCAGGGCGTAAGTACTGATGAATTGGTTTTCAGATGTTGCAGTATTTTTTTCGTTATGTTTGTTCATGTAGTTGTTGCCTAACATTTTTGTACATTGTTCAAGCTACTGCAAACGCTACCTCAGGTGGAcctggttggtggggtcatcatGTTTAGTGCCTGTATTGTTCTTCCTATGTCAACTGGGTTCCGAATATTATTAGGTTAGTTCACATGTGCTCATACCTGGTAATGCTTCTCTGCAGTTTTAATTTTGTGAAATTTAGTCCATGTTTTCTTGAGTGCCactcaaatttcaaatttctgaTTCATGGTacaatcagaaaaaaaaaagaaattctaGAACGCAAAGCAACTAAAAAATTGATTCATACGGAATTTTAGGAGCTCTTGACTATGAAAGAATACATCGAATAGCACTAGCTATGCATTGGGAGCAATATGTTTAATTCAGAAAAAAACAGAGATGGGTAATTATGTTCGAACAGTTTGTGGGGTTAATGAATATTGATATAATGTTGCATTTATTACCATGGTCTTTGCACATCTGTTGTTTCCGAATCTAATTTATGTAATCTCTGGCCATTCTTATTGGCAGCTGAAAATGTTATAGTCTCAGCAGTGTCGATTGCGGCAGATATTACAAAGTAAGCCCCTTTCTCATGTTTGTTCTTATCCAATTTAATGCGTGCTTATACTTAAAGATCTCAATGTGTGTTCATATAAAGTTGCATGGTGATCTTCCACTGAACGCTCCATTTTACGCTATCCTTCATGGTTATTAGAAAAGTTAGGTGTTTCCATCTTGTCTTTCGAGAATAAGAGGTTGCTCTGCCATTCTTTTTTTCTGGTGATGCAAATTCATGTCTATGTCCCTACACTGGGTGTGGTTTTCCAATTGAATGAGCAGCATAATGTCATTGTACATGTTCCATAGGATATCATTTACATACTCAAGACTGATGATTAATCAGTTCTTAGGTATtccaattttttttcaaaaaaaaaatccaagcaACAGGAAGCATCTTGTCTTGCTTAAACTTTTCTCCGTTGAACAATAGACATAGCAGCTACGTATTATACTAACTAGCTTCCTGATCATATTTTTATCTATCACAGATGCTACGTAGCAGCGTTGGTGCACTGAACAGTTACATACTGTCATCCTGTTACTGCCTTGGTTCCTTTGTATTGCCTCTGCTGGTATCTTCCTTTCTTCCCATTCCCCTGATTCTCCTTTTGTTATCTATAATTTCACTATAATTGCTTTTACTACCTCCCTTTTCTTTTTGAAGGCTACTAATCTACCTGCTTT includes:
- the LOC136460376 gene encoding uncharacterized protein, producing MIGQLVQERNEAWNARNLLLQRVNDLEEYNGYLHKEFYVLYNGVGPYAPPDAAGMDIDDDNKDEPTVSPRGDGDVSDPDDGPEETPNPAKHIQQLPLLVPSTSASRPFSSSLASSRSLPRHGRRRRRRRPCGASPQGGRRCCPPALPPPNGPWALDKTLTAASLPAAAPAQLSGCICRFVRFVSTPDVPQLANTYDYVQGVDLVGGVIMFSACIVLPMSTGFRILLAENVIVSAVSIAADITKCYVAALVH